One window of Salegentibacter sp. Hel_I_6 genomic DNA carries:
- the menA gene encoding 1,4-dihydroxy-2-naphthoate octaprenyltransferase — protein sequence MGKINSWISAARLRTLPLSVSGIIVGTTIAVKQGIFSISIFSLALATTLGLQVLSNFANDYGDGVKGTDNEDRVGPKRAIQSGLITQKEMLQGIIITGIVTLLFAILLIYVAFGKENLGYALFFFLLGIGAIAAAIKYTVGKSAYGYRGLGDVFVFIFFGLVAVYGSYFLYALEWNWLVLLPAFSIGFLSMGVLNLNNMRDRASDEKAGKNTLVVKLGAKNAKNYHYSLILGAILCLVIFTVLTLESVNDFLYIPALIPLILHLKRVVENENATLLDPELKVLALSTFATAVLFGLGQIW from the coding sequence ATGGGTAAAATTAATTCGTGGATTAGTGCTGCCAGGTTAAGAACCCTGCCATTATCGGTTTCAGGAATTATTGTTGGGACTACCATTGCGGTAAAACAAGGCATTTTTAGCATTAGTATTTTTAGTTTGGCGCTGGCCACCACTTTAGGCTTACAGGTTTTATCAAATTTTGCTAATGACTATGGCGATGGGGTTAAAGGAACAGATAATGAAGATAGAGTAGGACCAAAACGAGCTATCCAAAGCGGACTAATTACTCAGAAGGAAATGCTTCAGGGAATTATCATCACTGGTATTGTTACCCTACTTTTTGCTATACTACTTATTTATGTTGCTTTTGGAAAAGAAAATTTAGGTTACGCTTTGTTTTTCTTTCTTTTAGGAATTGGCGCTATTGCTGCAGCGATAAAATATACGGTAGGAAAGTCAGCTTATGGATATCGCGGCCTTGGCGACGTTTTTGTTTTTATTTTTTTTGGCCTGGTAGCAGTTTATGGTTCTTATTTTTTGTATGCACTTGAATGGAACTGGTTGGTTCTATTACCTGCTTTTAGTATTGGTTTTCTCAGTATGGGGGTTTTAAACCTTAATAATATGAGGGACAGGGCATCTGATGAAAAAGCTGGGAAGAATACTTTAGTGGTGAAACTTGGGGCTAAAAATGCTAAAAATTATCATTATTCGCTTATTCTTGGCGCTATACTTTGCCTGGTGATTTTTACTGTGCTTACCTTAGAGAGCGTAAACGACTTTCTTTATATCCCGGCGTTAATTCCATTAATTCTTCATCTTAAAAGAGTTGTAGAAAATGAGAATGCTACCCTTTTGGATCCAGAACTTAAGGTTTTAGCTCTTTCTACTTTTGCCACCGCAGTACTTTTTGGTTTGGGTCAAATCTGGTAA
- the holA gene encoding DNA polymerase III subunit delta — MEEAKEIVNNIHKGSISPLYFLMGEEPYYIDRISDFIAQNLLAEEEKGFNQIIMYGRDTSVDEIISNAKRYPMMAERQVIIVKEAQDLSRSIEKLVDYAENPQPTTTLVFCYKYKSLDKRKKLSKVLKKNGILFESKRLYENQVADWIMKTLKARNYSISPKAAQMLVEFLGIDLGKIDNELNKLQLITPEGTQITPELIEQNIGISKDFNNFELRKAIGMRDSLKAHRIVNYFAQNPKDNPMVVTISLLFSYFSQIMQYHGLPDKSKANVAKQLKVHPYFVGDYIAAAKNYPMKKVSQVIGLLHESDVKGKGVGAVNVSHGDLLKELMVKILN; from the coding sequence ATGGAAGAAGCAAAAGAGATTGTAAATAATATTCACAAGGGTAGTATTTCACCCCTCTATTTTTTAATGGGCGAAGAGCCTTATTATATAGATAGGATATCAGATTTTATAGCGCAAAATTTACTGGCAGAAGAAGAAAAAGGCTTTAACCAAATTATTATGTATGGCCGCGACACCAGTGTAGACGAGATTATAAGCAATGCCAAGCGCTACCCAATGATGGCCGAAAGGCAGGTGATAATTGTAAAAGAAGCCCAGGATCTTTCGCGAAGCATTGAAAAACTGGTAGATTATGCTGAAAATCCACAGCCTACTACCACTTTGGTTTTTTGCTACAAATACAAAAGCCTTGATAAAAGGAAGAAGCTTTCTAAAGTTTTAAAGAAAAACGGAATTCTATTTGAAAGTAAACGCCTTTATGAAAACCAGGTGGCCGATTGGATTATGAAAACCCTGAAAGCCAGGAATTATAGTATTTCTCCTAAGGCAGCGCAAATGCTGGTAGAATTTTTAGGGATTGATCTAGGCAAGATTGATAACGAATTAAATAAACTTCAGCTAATAACTCCGGAAGGAACTCAAATCACCCCGGAGCTTATTGAGCAAAATATAGGGATAAGTAAAGATTTTAATAATTTTGAATTGCGAAAAGCCATTGGGATGAGAGATTCTTTAAAGGCACACCGCATTGTAAATTACTTTGCGCAAAATCCTAAGGACAATCCTATGGTGGTGACCATTTCGCTTTTGTTTTCTTATTTCTCTCAAATAATGCAGTATCACGGCCTGCCCGATAAATCTAAGGCTAATGTTGCGAAGCAGCTAAAAGTGCATCCCTATTTTGTAGGCGATTATATAGCCGCTGCAAAAAATTACCCGATGAAAAAAGTGAGCCAGGTAATTGGTCTATTGCACGAGAGCGATGTAAAAGGCAAAGGTGTGGGTGCCGTAAATGTTTCCCACGGCGATTTATTAAAAGAATTAATGGTTAAAATCTTAAACTAG
- a CDS encoding L-threonylcarbamoyladenylate synthase: MAELLKIYDENPSQKHINKVVETLRNGGLIIYPTDTVYGLGCDITNTSALEKIAQIKGVKLEKANFSFICEDLSNLSDYVKQIDSATFKILKRNLPGPYTFILPGNNNLPNVFKKKKTVGIRVPDNAICKSIVATLGNPIVSTSIYDEDEVIEYTTDPELIKEKWDHLVDLVIDGGYGDNIPSTVIDLTTSQPEIIREGKGSVDIM; encoded by the coding sequence ATGGCTGAATTACTTAAAATTTACGACGAAAACCCAAGTCAAAAACATATTAATAAAGTAGTAGAAACTTTAAGAAACGGGGGGCTTATTATTTATCCTACCGATACCGTTTATGGTTTAGGCTGCGATATTACTAATACCTCGGCACTAGAAAAGATTGCCCAGATAAAAGGGGTGAAACTGGAAAAAGCGAATTTCTCTTTTATCTGTGAAGATTTAAGCAACCTTTCAGATTATGTAAAGCAAATAGATTCGGCTACTTTTAAAATCCTTAAAAGAAATCTTCCGGGACCTTATACTTTTATCTTACCCGGAAACAACAACCTGCCAAATGTCTTTAAGAAGAAGAAAACTGTTGGAATTAGAGTCCCAGATAATGCGATATGCAAAAGCATTGTCGCTACTTTAGGAAATCCAATTGTTTCTACTTCTATTTATGATGAAGATGAGGTAATAGAATACACCACAGATCCTGAATTAATAAAAGAGAAATGGGATCATCTGGTAGATCTGGTTATTGATGGAGGCTATGGAGATAATATTCCTTCAACCGTAATTGATCTTACCACCTCACAACCTGAAATAATAAGGGAGGGTAAAGGAAGCGTAGACATTATGTAG
- a CDS encoding type I restriction enzyme HsdR N-terminal domain-containing protein: MLALNFPKYSFRFKNSENKIAVFDDLRKKFVILTPEEWVRQHVVKFLILDKNYPKNHINVEKQLKLGKLTKRYDAVVYHPNGKIKVVVECKAPHIKITQDVFDQIARYNMILKADFLMLTNGLQHYYCKLDYEQEKYDFLAEIPDYTSSKSKNS; encoded by the coding sequence ATGTTAGCGCTAAACTTTCCAAAATATTCGTTTCGGTTCAAAAATAGTGAAAATAAAATCGCCGTTTTTGATGATCTCCGTAAAAAGTTTGTGATCTTAACTCCAGAAGAATGGGTACGACAACACGTGGTGAAATTTTTAATTTTAGATAAAAATTACCCAAAGAATCATATAAATGTTGAAAAACAACTCAAACTGGGAAAACTTACCAAACGCTATGATGCTGTGGTTTACCACCCAAACGGAAAAATAAAAGTAGTTGTAGAATGCAAAGCTCCACATATAAAAATAACACAAGATGTCTTTGATCAAATTGCACGTTATAATATGATTCTAAAAGCCGACTTCCTTATGCTTACTAATGGCTTACAACACTATTACTGCAAGCTGGATTATGAACAGGAGAAATATGATTTTCTAGCTGAAATTCCTGATTATACTTCTTCCAAATCTAAAAACTCATGA
- a CDS encoding o-succinylbenzoate synthase yields MQADYKKYILNFKRPSGTSRGVLTTKETWFLKITDGDKVGYGECGILRSLSVDDRPDYEEKLQWVCNNINMGETMLWEELEEFPSIQIGVEMAFRSLKADNPFEIFPSKFTNAKASIPINGLIWMGEKSFMKSQIQEKIEAGFDCIKMKIGAIDFETELELLKYIRTEFSSGEIELRVDANGAFKPKEALEKLQRLSEFQLHSIEQPIKQGQWKEMADLCRETPLPIALDEELIGIFDVTKKEELLQTIKPQYIILKPSLIGGFIGTQEWIDLAEKHNIGWWITSALESNVGLSAISQFTYTKNSKMPQGLGTGSLYTNNIESPLEVEKGNIQYNPAKSWEFNF; encoded by the coding sequence ATGCAGGCAGATTATAAAAAGTATATCTTAAATTTTAAACGCCCCAGCGGAACTTCGCGGGGCGTTCTTACTACTAAAGAGACCTGGTTCTTAAAAATCACCGATGGCGATAAGGTTGGTTACGGTGAATGTGGAATTCTTAGAAGCCTTAGCGTAGACGATAGACCAGATTACGAGGAAAAATTGCAATGGGTTTGCAATAATATTAATATGGGAGAAACTATGCTCTGGGAAGAATTGGAAGAATTCCCAAGTATTCAAATTGGAGTAGAAATGGCCTTTAGATCTTTAAAAGCCGATAATCCATTTGAAATCTTTCCTTCTAAATTTACTAACGCAAAAGCTTCAATTCCTATAAACGGATTGATATGGATGGGAGAAAAGTCTTTTATGAAATCTCAAATTCAGGAGAAAATTGAAGCGGGATTCGATTGTATTAAAATGAAAATTGGGGCGATAGATTTTGAAACCGAACTGGAGCTTTTAAAGTATATCAGAACCGAATTTTCTTCCGGAGAAATAGAGTTACGTGTAGATGCCAACGGTGCTTTTAAACCAAAAGAGGCCCTGGAAAAACTGCAGCGTTTAAGTGAATTTCAATTGCATAGTATAGAACAACCTATAAAACAGGGGCAGTGGAAAGAAATGGCAGATTTATGCAGGGAAACACCGCTTCCGATAGCTTTAGACGAAGAATTGATAGGGATTTTTGATGTAACGAAGAAAGAAGAATTGTTACAAACAATAAAGCCTCAATATATTATTTTAAAGCCGAGTTTGATTGGTGGTTTTATAGGTACACAGGAGTGGATTGATCTCGCAGAAAAACATAATATTGGCTGGTGGATTACCAGCGCACTGGAAAGTAATGTGGGCTTAAGTGCGATTTCGCAATTCACCTACACCAAAAACAGTAAAATGCCCCAGGGTCTTGGTACTGGTAGCCTCTATACCAATAATATAGAAAGTCCTTTAGAAGTGGAAAAGGGTAACATTCAATATAATCCGGCGAAAAGTTGGGAATTTAATTTTTAG
- a CDS encoding DUF2945 domain-containing protein — MIKEGSKVSWKWGNGEAEGKVTKTYAKEVTKTIDGSEITRKGEEGNKALFIEQEDGSKVLKLESEVSKVD, encoded by the coding sequence ATGATAAAAGAAGGAAGTAAAGTGAGTTGGAAATGGGGAAATGGGGAAGCTGAAGGTAAAGTAACCAAAACTTATGCTAAAGAAGTTACCAAAACTATAGATGGCAGTGAAATTACCCGAAAAGGAGAAGAAGGAAATAAAGCTCTTTTTATAGAACAGGAAGATGGGAGTAAAGTACTAAAGCTGGAAAGTGAAGTTTCTAAAGTAGATTAA
- a CDS encoding glycosyltransferase family 2 protein, which produces MTTAVVILNWNGRDLLKQFLPSVIRFSEGANIYVADNASTDDSVSFVKQNFPQVTIIQNRENGGFAKGYNDSLSGLTEDIFVLLNSDVEVTENWQKPVLEILKNEPKTAVVQPKILDYKKKDHFEYAGAAGGFIDKYGYPFCRGRIFKTLEKDYGQYNDDVPIFWASGACFVIRKNVYQEAGGLDEDFFAHQEEIDLCWRIHNLGYQIKSCGAAMVYHVGGATLDSMNPRKTYFNFRNSLYMLLKNVPSANVYTILLMRMVLDGIAGIKFLAEGKFAHLYAILQAHSAFYRNFKKINSKRKRNSKTEKYFQIKSIIWSYFCLSKKEFSKLK; this is translated from the coding sequence ATGACCACAGCAGTAGTGATCTTAAATTGGAATGGGCGTGATTTACTAAAACAGTTTTTGCCGTCGGTAATTCGTTTCTCTGAAGGAGCCAATATTTACGTAGCCGATAATGCATCTACTGATGATTCAGTAAGTTTTGTCAAGCAAAATTTTCCACAGGTCACTATTATTCAGAATAGAGAAAACGGCGGATTTGCTAAAGGATACAACGACTCGCTTTCCGGTTTAACCGAAGATATTTTTGTATTGTTAAATAGCGACGTAGAAGTTACCGAAAACTGGCAAAAACCCGTTCTTGAAATTCTTAAAAATGAACCTAAAACTGCAGTAGTTCAGCCAAAAATTTTGGATTACAAGAAAAAAGATCATTTTGAATACGCCGGGGCTGCTGGAGGTTTTATCGATAAATATGGATATCCGTTTTGCCGGGGAAGAATTTTTAAAACTTTAGAGAAAGATTATGGGCAATATAATGATGATGTTCCTATTTTTTGGGCCAGTGGTGCCTGCTTTGTAATTAGAAAGAACGTGTATCAGGAAGCCGGAGGGCTGGATGAAGATTTTTTTGCCCACCAGGAAGAAATAGATCTATGCTGGAGAATTCATAATTTGGGTTATCAAATTAAATCTTGCGGTGCCGCTATGGTTTATCACGTTGGAGGGGCTACACTTGATAGTATGAACCCCAGAAAAACTTACTTCAATTTTAGAAATAGCCTTTATATGCTATTAAAGAACGTTCCTAGTGCAAATGTCTATACTATTTTATTAATGAGAATGGTGCTGGATGGCATTGCTGGAATCAAATTTTTAGCAGAAGGAAAATTTGCACATTTATACGCTATTCTTCAGGCGCATTCTGCATTTTACCGTAACTTCAAAAAAATTAATTCTAAACGAAAAAGAAATTCAAAAACTGAAAAATATTTTCAGATAAAATCTATTATTTGGTCTTATTTTTGTTTGAGCAAAAAAGAATTTTCTAAATTAAAATAA
- a CDS encoding OmpA family protein gives MKRIMLLSATAVLLFSSCVSNKKYAELEEKQKTTQDELNTATIKLNACLEDKQNLNQQITRLNNTNAALLNNVGDLATLSKKEAENLERSLESIKEKDMAITKMRDAINKKDSVTLALVTSLKGALGNMADEDIEINVEKGVVYVSISDKLLFDSGRYNVTNRAKEVLGKVATVVKNKPNIEFMVEGHTDDKSIKTSMFEDNWDLSVKRATSVVRILQDEFGVEPARMTAAGRSYYVPVSSNATEEGRAKNRRTRIVVLPKLDQFYGMIEEGMKSAE, from the coding sequence ATGAAACGAATTATGCTTTTATCGGCTACCGCCGTTCTTTTGTTTTCCTCTTGCGTGTCTAATAAAAAATACGCTGAGCTGGAAGAAAAACAAAAAACAACTCAGGATGAATTAAACACCGCTACTATTAAGTTAAATGCGTGTTTAGAGGACAAACAAAACCTTAATCAACAAATCACAAGGCTAAACAATACTAATGCGGCCCTGTTGAACAACGTTGGTGACCTTGCTACCCTTTCTAAAAAGGAAGCTGAGAACCTTGAGCGTTCTCTTGAAAGCATTAAAGAAAAAGACATGGCTATTACCAAAATGCGTGACGCCATTAATAAGAAAGATTCTGTAACACTTGCTTTAGTAACCAGCTTAAAAGGAGCTTTGGGTAATATGGCTGATGAAGACATAGAAATTAATGTTGAAAAAGGTGTGGTTTACGTTTCTATTTCTGATAAATTATTATTTGACAGTGGTAGATATAATGTAACCAACCGTGCTAAAGAAGTACTAGGTAAAGTTGCTACTGTTGTTAAAAACAAGCCAAACATCGAGTTTATGGTTGAAGGGCATACTGATGACAAGTCTATTAAAACTTCAATGTTTGAAGATAACTGGGATCTTAGTGTAAAAAGAGCTACTTCAGTAGTAAGAATTCTTCAGGACGAGTTTGGTGTTGAGCCAGCTAGAATGACCGCCGCAGGTAGAAGTTATTATGTTCCAGTTTCAAGTAATGCAACTGAAGAAGGACGTGCTAAGAATAGAAGAACTAGAATTGTTGTTCTTCCAAAATTAGACCAATTCTACGGAATGATCGAAGAAGGAATGAAATCAGCTGAATAA
- a CDS encoding metal-dependent hydrolase, translating into MKITFYGQSCFGIKIADIHVLVDPFITGNDLAKDKINIKDIKADYILLTHAHQDHTLDAEEIAKNTGAVIVSNFEIANHYEEKGIEVHPMNHGGSWDFEFGKVKYVNAIHTSSFPDGKYGGQPGGFVIEGEHKNIYIAGDTALTMDMKLIPQRTTLDLAILPIGDNFTMGVGDAIVASDFVECDKVLGCHYDTFGYIEIDHEEAKRKFYEEGKDLLLLEIGESLEL; encoded by the coding sequence ATGAAAATCACATTTTACGGACAAAGTTGCTTCGGAATAAAAATAGCAGATATCCATGTTTTGGTAGATCCATTTATTACTGGAAATGATCTGGCAAAAGATAAAATCAATATAAAAGATATTAAGGCCGATTATATTTTACTCACACACGCCCATCAGGATCATACTCTAGATGCTGAAGAAATCGCTAAAAATACCGGCGCTGTTATTGTTAGTAATTTTGAGATCGCTAATCATTATGAAGAAAAAGGTATTGAAGTTCACCCAATGAACCACGGCGGAAGCTGGGATTTTGAATTCGGAAAAGTAAAATATGTAAATGCAATTCATACCAGCTCTTTTCCAGATGGAAAGTACGGTGGGCAACCCGGCGGATTTGTAATTGAAGGAGAACATAAAAACATCTATATTGCCGGCGATACCGCACTAACGATGGATATGAAATTAATTCCGCAGCGTACAACGCTGGATCTGGCAATTCTTCCTATTGGTGATAATTTTACAATGGGCGTTGGAGACGCTATCGTAGCCAGTGATTTTGTAGAATGTGATAAGGTTTTAGGCTGCCATTATGATACCTTTGGTTATATAGAAATAGATCATGAAGAGGCAAAACGCAAATTTTACGAAGAGGGAAAAGACCTCTTGTTACTTGAAATTGGAGAGAGTCTTGAATTATAA
- a CDS encoding alpha/beta fold hydrolase, with translation MNYIKTKNEENGNTIKLAYEDYGEGQPVILIHGWPLSHKMWEYQVEKIVEAGFRCISYDRRGFGDSDKPWEGYDYDTLASDLNDVITALGLSDVIIVGFSMGGGEVARFIGKYGTANIAKAALISAVPPFMLKTDDNPDGLEKEVFEGFKEEIRKDRAGFLAGFGDKFYNFSKNKERISEEQKHFDWSIACSASAKATLDCVDAFGLTDFREDLKEFDVPTLIVHGDDDEIVPMDIAGKKSKDFIKNNTFEVIKGAPHGLIMTHKKEFNEVLLRFLKA, from the coding sequence ATGAATTATATTAAAACTAAAAACGAAGAAAACGGAAATACCATAAAGCTTGCCTATGAAGATTATGGAGAGGGACAACCGGTTATTTTGATACACGGATGGCCTTTAAGTCATAAAATGTGGGAATACCAGGTAGAGAAAATTGTTGAGGCTGGATTTAGGTGTATAAGCTATGATCGTCGTGGATTTGGAGATAGTGATAAGCCCTGGGAAGGTTATGATTACGATACCCTGGCTTCAGATTTAAATGATGTGATTACCGCTTTAGGACTTTCTGACGTTATTATTGTAGGTTTCTCTATGGGCGGAGGCGAAGTAGCTCGTTTCATCGGGAAATACGGAACCGCAAACATTGCAAAAGCAGCACTAATCTCTGCAGTACCTCCTTTTATGCTTAAAACTGATGATAACCCAGATGGATTGGAAAAAGAAGTATTTGAAGGATTTAAAGAAGAAATTAGAAAAGACCGTGCTGGTTTCTTAGCTGGTTTTGGAGATAAGTTTTACAACTTCAGTAAAAATAAAGAGAGGATAAGTGAGGAGCAAAAGCATTTTGATTGGAGTATTGCTTGTAGCGCTTCTGCCAAAGCAACTTTAGATTGCGTAGATGCTTTCGGCTTAACTGATTTTAGAGAAGATCTAAAAGAATTTGATGTGCCCACATTAATTGTACACGGGGATGATGATGAAATTGTGCCAATGGATATTGCCGGTAAGAAAAGTAAAGATTTTATTAAAAACAATACTTTTGAAGTGATAAAGGGTGCACCTCACGGATTAATAATGACCCATAAAAAGGAGTTTAACGAAGTTTTACTTCGGTTTTTAAAAGCCTAA
- a CDS encoding ATP-dependent helicase encodes MEAYLAELNDAQRAPVLQKEGAMIVIAGAGSGKTRVLTYRIAYLMSLGVDPFNILSLTFTNKAAREMKTRIAKIVGNSEAKNLWMGTFHSIFAKILRFEADKLGYPSNFTIYDTQDSQSVIRAIIKDMRLDKDVYKYKQVYSRISSYKNSLITVKAYFQNPELKEADAMSKKPRLGEIYQEYVERCFKAGAMDFDDLLLKTNELLNRFPEVLHKYQNRFRYILVDEYQDTNHSQYLIVKALSDKFQNICVVGDDAQSIYAFRGANINNILNFQKDYDNVQMYRLEQNYRSTKNIVNAANSIIEKNKTKLEKVVWTANDEGPKIVVNRLLTDGEEGRFVAGSIFENRMQNQMNNGDFAILYRTNAQSRAMEDALRKKEIPYRIYGGLSFYQRKEIKDVLSYLRLLINPKDEEALKRVINYPARGIGQTTMDKLSIAGNQYGKTIFEIIENIDHLDLKINRSTQTKLNNFVNMIKSFTILAENADAFTVADTVTKKTGLVQELKKDGTPEGIARIENIEELLNGIKDFVEGQKELADANGSLAEFLEDVALATDMDKDTGDDDRVALMTIHLAKGLEFPYVYIVGLEEDLFPSGMSMNTRSELEEERRLFYVALTRAEKQAYLTYTQSRYRWGKLVDAEPSRFIEEVDEQYMDYMIPQDDYKYKPLIDTDIFGDDIDKSKLRQNKPKKGTPPPAHKPSESQLRKLRKLKPASPEPEKATNAIKLEAGNVVEHMRFGKGKVLAIDGVGQDKKAEIDFENGGIKKLLLRFAKLKLIS; translated from the coding sequence TTGGAAGCTTATTTAGCCGAATTAAATGACGCACAACGCGCGCCTGTACTGCAAAAGGAAGGCGCAATGATTGTGATTGCAGGAGCAGGATCTGGAAAAACAAGGGTGCTTACTTACCGTATTGCTTACCTAATGAGCCTGGGGGTAGATCCTTTTAATATTTTATCGCTCACCTTTACCAATAAAGCGGCTCGGGAAATGAAAACCCGTATCGCTAAAATTGTAGGGAATAGTGAAGCGAAAAATCTTTGGATGGGAACTTTTCATTCCATTTTTGCTAAGATTCTACGTTTTGAAGCCGATAAATTGGGCTATCCTTCAAATTTCACGATTTACGATACACAGGATTCGCAAAGTGTAATTAGGGCGATTATAAAAGATATGCGTCTGGATAAAGACGTTTACAAATACAAACAGGTTTATAGCCGAATTTCTTCCTATAAAAACAGTTTAATCACGGTAAAAGCCTATTTCCAAAACCCGGAATTGAAGGAAGCCGATGCGATGTCTAAAAAACCGCGTTTAGGGGAAATTTACCAGGAATATGTAGAGCGTTGCTTTAAAGCCGGCGCGATGGATTTTGATGATCTTTTGCTGAAAACCAACGAACTGTTAAATAGGTTTCCGGAAGTGCTTCATAAATACCAAAACCGTTTCAGGTATATTTTGGTAGATGAGTACCAGGATACTAACCATTCGCAGTATTTAATTGTAAAAGCACTTTCCGATAAATTTCAGAATATATGCGTGGTGGGAGATGATGCGCAGAGTATTTATGCTTTCCGCGGGGCGAATATTAATAACATTCTGAATTTTCAGAAAGATTATGATAATGTACAAATGTACCGCCTGGAGCAAAATTACCGTTCTACCAAAAACATTGTAAACGCCGCCAACTCCATTATTGAAAAGAATAAAACCAAGCTTGAAAAAGTAGTGTGGACGGCTAATGATGAAGGGCCAAAAATTGTTGTAAATCGTTTGCTTACCGATGGTGAAGAAGGCCGTTTTGTTGCGGGTTCTATTTTTGAGAATAGAATGCAAAACCAGATGAATAACGGCGATTTCGCTATTCTTTATCGAACCAATGCCCAGAGTAGGGCGATGGAAGACGCACTTAGGAAAAAAGAAATTCCATATAGAATTTACGGTGGGCTTTCATTTTACCAGCGAAAGGAAATTAAAGATGTACTGTCTTATTTACGTTTGCTGATAAACCCGAAAGATGAGGAAGCGCTTAAGCGTGTGATTAATTATCCTGCCCGAGGAATTGGGCAAACTACCATGGATAAATTGAGCATTGCCGGAAATCAATATGGCAAGACCATTTTTGAAATTATTGAAAATATAGATCATCTTGATTTAAAGATCAATAGAAGTACCCAGACCAAGCTTAATAATTTCGTGAATATGATTAAGAGTTTCACGATTTTAGCCGAAAATGCCGATGCATTTACCGTAGCCGATACAGTGACCAAAAAAACCGGTTTGGTTCAGGAATTAAAGAAAGATGGTACTCCGGAAGGAATTGCCCGAATTGAAAATATCGAGGAATTATTAAACGGTATCAAGGATTTTGTAGAAGGCCAAAAAGAACTCGCAGATGCCAACGGTTCTTTAGCTGAATTTCTTGAAGATGTAGCACTCGCTACAGATATGGATAAAGATACCGGCGATGATGACCGTGTAGCCTTAATGACCATTCACCTGGCAAAAGGTTTGGAGTTTCCGTATGTATATATTGTTGGGTTAGAAGAAGATCTATTCCCTTCAGGAATGAGTATGAATACCCGAAGCGAGCTGGAAGAAGAACGCCGATTATTCTATGTGGCCCTTACCCGCGCCGAAAAACAGGCTTATTTAACTTATACGCAGTCCCGTTACCGTTGGGGAAAATTGGTAGATGCTGAACCCAGTAGGTTTATTGAAGAAGTAGATGAGCAGTATATGGATTATATGATTCCGCAGGATGATTATAAATACAAGCCACTTATAGATACCGATATTTTTGGTGATGATATTGATAAAAGTAAATTACGCCAAAACAAACCCAAAAAAGGAACTCCGCCGCCGGCACATAAGCCAAGCGAATCTCAATTAAGAAAACTTCGGAAATTAAAACCAGCCAGCCCCGAACCTGAAAAAGCTACGAATGCTATAAAACTGGAAGCCGGGAACGTAGTAGAACATATGCGTTTTGGAAAAGGAAAAGTTTTAGCTATAGATGGCGTGGGACAGGATAAAAAAGCCGAAATAGATTTTGAGAATGGTGGAATTAAAAAGTTACTGCTAAGGTTTGCAAAACTTAAATTAATCTCCTAA